Proteins from one Bactrocera neohumeralis isolate Rockhampton chromosome 3, APGP_CSIRO_Bneo_wtdbg2-racon-allhic-juicebox.fasta_v2, whole genome shotgun sequence genomic window:
- the LOC126752799 gene encoding uncharacterized protein LOC126752799 has protein sequence SASSSTPTMRSTVSAPRSEAAPIAAPRTNTAPAAPRTTTGSTATTAPRQSTPALPANLQQIRCPLCRRPHRLSHCGIFKGMPPMQRQQVAQAHGYCLNCLATSHATQECPSHNRCQICVRAHHTLLHRITRRDFGRQPAPRTSSNVRRSQRTPVTTYRRRGPPPAESRPWRQNPATSTRRHHLSPQSPRSTGLSSVVATLQQLQRLLG, from the coding sequence TCGGCATCATCGTCAACGCCAACCATGCGTTCGACAGTTTCCGCCCCTCGCTCCGAAGCTGCCCCAATAGCAGCACCCCGGACCAACACTGCACCGGCAGCGCCTCGAACAACGACAGGCTCCACTGCGACAACGGCTCCGCGTCAAAGCACGCCTGCATTACCAGCGAATCTGCAACAAATTCGTTGTCCACTCTGCCGCCGCCCGCATCGGCTATCGCACTGCGGTATCTTCAAAGGCATGCCGCCGATGCAACGCCAGCAGGTGGCACAGGCGCACGGGTATTGCCTGAATTGTCTGGCAACTTCCCACGCAACTCAGGAGTGCCCATCACATAATCGTTGCCAAATCTGTGTGCGGGCTCATCATACGCTACTGCACCGTATTACCAGACGTGACTTCGGGCGCCAACCGGCTCCTCGCACCAGTAGTAACGTCAGGCGTTCTCAAAGGACTCCTGTGACGACATACCGCCGGCGCGGACCCCCTCCAGCAGAATCCCGTCCCTGGCGCCAAAACCCGGCAACATCAACACGACGCCATCATCTTAGTCCGCAATCCCCCCGGTCAACAGGTCTCAGCAGCGTTGTAGCTACGCTACAGCAGCTACAGCGGCTTCTAGGCTAA